A region of Vigna radiata var. radiata cultivar VC1973A chromosome 6, Vradiata_ver6, whole genome shotgun sequence DNA encodes the following proteins:
- the LOC106764833 gene encoding L-type lectin-domain containing receptor kinase VIII.1, whose translation MSHLSTLFMFAFFNFVAATTEFDFGTLTLGSLKLLGDAHFNNGTVSLTRDLAVPTSSAGRALYSRPVRFRLPGNRSPASFTTFFSFSVANLNPSSIGGGLAFVLAPDDETIGDAGGFLGLSAAAAAADGGGGGFIAVEFDTLMDVEFKDINGNHVGVDLNSVVSSEVGDLESVGIDLKSGDLINAWIEFDGSSKGLSVWVSYSNLKPKDPVLSTSLDVDKYLSDFIYVGFSGSTQGSTEIHRIEWWSFGSSFDAAAGAAPPPPPAMSLMNPTANVVKSAPPSPAPSNSEEKESKSKSSCHNGLCKQNLGAVAGVVSAGAFVLAIFAGALIWFYSKKVKRVNKFDSLGPEIIKMPKQFTYKELKSATKCFNANRIIGHGAFGTVYKGVLPENGDTVAVKRCSHSSQGKNEFLSELSIIGSLRHRNLVRLQGWCHEKGEILLVYDLMPNGSLDKALFEARTPLPWSHRRKILLGVASALAYLHQECENQVIHRDIKTSNIMLDEGFNARLGDFGLARQTEHDKSPDATVAAGTMGYLAPEYLLTGKATEKTDVFSYGAVVLEVASGRRPIERDGNGGGKGGISCNLVEWVWNLHREGRLQLAADARLEGEFDEAEMRRVLLVGLACSHPDPLARPTMRGVVQMLVGEAEVPIVPRTKPSTAFSTSHSYLLMSLQDSVSDCDGIITISTSTSENSFNLGDIV comes from the coding sequence ATGTCGCATCTTTCAACGCTCTTTATGTTTGCCTTCTTCAATTTCGTAGCTGCAACCACTGAGTTCGACTTTGGGACTTTAACATTGGGAAGCCTCAAGCTTCTCGGGGACGCTCACTTTAACAACGGCACCGTAAGCCTCACGCGCGACCTCGCCGTTCCGACCTCCAGCGCCGGCAGAGCTCTTTACTCCCGTCCGGTAAGGTTCCGCCTTCCCGGTAACCGCTCTCCGGCCAGCTTCACcaccttcttttccttctccgTTGCCAACCTTAACCCATCCTCCATCGGCGGCGGCCTCGCCTTCGTCCTCGCGCCGGACGATGAAACGATCGGCGATGCAGGTGGATTTCTTGGACTTAGCGCAGCCGCCGCCGCCGCGGATGGCGGCGGCGGCGGGTTTATTGCCGTGGAGTTTGATACGCTTATGGACGTAGAGTTTAAGGACATTAATGGGAACCACGTTGGGGTGGACTTAAACAGCGTCGTTTCGAGCGAGGTTGGTGATTTGGAGAGCGTTGGGATCGATCTGAAGAGCGGTGACCTAATTAACGCGTGGATTGAGTTCGATGGATCGAGCAAAGGGTTAAGCGTGTGGGTTTCGTATTCCAATTTGAAACCGAAAGATCCCGTTTTGTCGACGAGCCTCGATGTGGATAAGTATTTGAGTGATTTTATCTATGTGGGGTTCTCAGGTTCTACGCAGGGTAGCACAGAGATTCACAGAATAGAGTGGTGGAGCTTTGGTTCTTCTTTTGATGCTGCGGCAGGGGCGGCCCCACCGCCTCCGCCGGCGATGAGTCTGATGAACCCGACGGCGAATGTGGTGAAGTCGGCGCCTCCTTCTCCGGCTCCTTCTAACAGTGAAGAGAAAGAGAGCAAAAGCAAATCGTCTTGCCACAATGGGTTGTGTAAGCAGAATTTAGGAGCGGTTGCTGGTGTTGTTAGTGCCGGGGCTTTTGTTTTGGCTATTTTTGCCGgtgcattgatttggttttaCTCTAAGAAGGTTAAGCGTGTTAACAAGTTTGATTCGCTTGGTCCGGAGATCATTAAAATGCCGAAGCAGTTTACCTATAAGGAGCTGAAGTCTGCTACAAAGTGTTTCAATGCGAATAGGATCATTGGTCATGGTGCGTTTGGGACTGTGTATAAGGGGGTTTTGCCTGAAAACGGGGACACTGTTGCGGTGAAGAGGTGCAGCCATAGTAGTCAGGGGAAGAATGAATTTTTGTCTGAGTTGTCTATCATTGGGAGCCTGAGGCATCGGAATCTGGTTCGGCTTCAAGGGTGGTGCCATGAAAAAGGGGAGATTCTGCTGGTGTATGACTTGATGCCCAATGGGAGTTTGGACAAGGCTTTGTTCGAGGCTAGGACACCTCTTCCCTGGTCTCACCGGCGCAAGATTTTGTTGGGCGTGGCCTCTGCCTTGGCCTACTTGCATCAAGAGTGTGAGAATCAGGTGATTCACAGGGACATCAAGACTAGTAATATAATGTTGGATGAAGGGTTCAATGCCAGGTTGGGAGATTTTGGTTTGGCGAGGCAAACGGAGCATGATAAGTCGCCGGATGCCACAGTGGCTGCTGGGACAATGGGGTACCTGGCACCCGAGTATCTCCTTACAGGAAAGGCTACAGAGAAAACTGATGTGTTCAGCTATGGTGCAGTGGTTCTTGAGGTGGCAAGTGGGAGAAGACCGATAGAGAGGGATGGGAATGGAGGTGGTAAAGGTGGAATTAGCTGCAATTTGGTAGAATGGGTATGGAATTTGCACCGGGAAGGAAGGTTGCAGTTGGCGGCTGATGCAAGGCTGGAAGGGGAGTTTGATGAGGCGGAGATGAGGAGGGTACTGTTGGTTGGGTTAGCTTGCTCTCACCCTGATCCATTGGCTAGACCTACTATGAGGGGTGTGGTTCAGATGCTGGTGGGGGAAGCTGAAGTGCCTATTGTTCCAAGAACCAAGCCTTCCACAGCTTTCAGTACTTCCCACTCTTACTTACTGATGAGCTTGCAAGATAGTGTATCTGACTGTGATGGTATAATCACCATCTCTACATCCACATCAGAGAACAGCTTCAATCTTGGAGATATAGTCTGA